From the genome of Vicia villosa cultivar HV-30 ecotype Madison, WI linkage group LG2, Vvil1.0, whole genome shotgun sequence, one region includes:
- the LOC131649130 gene encoding putative F-box protein At3g16210, whose translation MLEREISPSNATTVQLPHRYIPNDVVLSILSKLSLKSFKRFQSVCKSWSLLFDDPFCMNLYRKSFLAKDSSYYDDKSPILYMLGDHYRHRLYSFSGERFENVALIELPKPFKQSKFEILGSTDVNGIFCLRIRNYGGDEVILWNPTTNEFKKLPSSRQPNYIPLGWGNGYNDHGFYDHFLVGYDHAKNDFKVVQITFHQSSIRVSSWEIYSLNSNSWKKMEGHISPFYMHYNTVYMDGISHWWNRVKTNSSLMSFDFSTESFMMTPMPSYVHDLFACIIQLNGSIALTLHHKETSTFHILILGEVGVQESWTKLFVVGPSPLLKHVIGAGKKGKILFIGKDNELLWFDLSTEMIDEIGAKSLPHGSQLLFYRKSTLPIRGIYN comes from the coding sequence ATGCTGGAGAGGGAGATATCACCGTCGAATGCAACAACCGTTCAACTGCCCCACAGGTATATACCTAATGATGTCGTTCTCTCTATTCTGTCCAAACTTTCTCTCAAATCTTTCAAGCGATTTCAATCTGTATGCAAATCATGGTCCCTTCTGTTTGATGATCCGTTTTGCATGAATCTGTATCGCAAATCATTCTTAGCGAAGGACTCGTCTTATTATGATGATAAATCTCCCATCTTGTATATGTTAGGTGACCACTATCGCCATCGTTTATATTCTTTTTCTGGGGAGAGGTTTGAGAATGTAGCCCTGATAGAGTTGCCAAAGCCATTTAAACAAAGTAAATTCGAAATTTTGGGTTCAACTGATGTTAATGGTATTTTTTGTCTTCGTATCCGTAATTATGGTGGTGATGAAGTTATATTGTGGAACCCAACTACTAACGAATTTAAGAAACTTCCTTCAAGCCGTCAACCCAACTATATACCTTTAGGATGGGGCAATGGTTATAATGATCATGGTTTTTATGATCATTTTCTAGTTGGTTATGACCACGCTAAAAATGACTTTAAGGTGGTTCAAATCACATTTCATCAATCATCTATACGTGTTTCTTCTTGGGAGATATACAGCCTTAATAGTAACTCTTGGAAGAAAATGGAAGGTCATATCTCTCCATTTTATATGCACTATAACACAGTGTACATGGATGGAATATCTCATTGGTGGAATAGAGTTAAAACAAATTCAAGTTTAATGTCATTTGACTTCAGTACTGAATCCTTCATGATGACACCCATGCCTTCTTATGTACATGATTTGTTCGCTTGTATAATTCAATTGAATGGATCCATTGCTCTCACCTTACATCATAAAGAGACATCTACATTTCATATTTTAATATTGGGTGAAGTTGGCGTACAAGAATCATGGACTAAACTCTTTGTTGTTGGTCCATCACCCCTCCTTAAACACGTTATTGGAGCAGGAAAGAAAGGCAAGATATTATTTATTGGAAAAGATAATGAATTACTCTGGTTTGATTTAAGTACAGAAATGATTGACGAGATTGGTGCTAAATCACTCCCACATGGTTCTCAACTATTATTTTATAGAAAAAGCACTCTTCCAATTAGGGGAATatataattag
- the LOC131650836 gene encoding RING-H2 finger protein ATL47-like — translation MHFFHSQIHINNRASAITNPPILSPYSSSTPYSQKESEPVPISSSGNKISPTILFIIVILAIIFFILGFLHLLVRFLMKHRSSSSSSISQSNTFPEMSESDAYQRQLQQLFNLHDSGLDQPFIDALPVFIYKEIIGLKEPFDCAVCLCEFLEQDKLRLLPNCNHAFHINCIDTWLLSNSTCPLCRGTLYAQGFSFEKNPVFEFEDQRDEDCVIGIGSVNKNMENHIMNGKRVFSVRLGKFRSSNDGEGVEKSEGESSSCNFDVRRCYSMGSFQYVVCDSDLQVALKPSKCDGSMRQLKGIRETQDESYSNDGDVEGKKINIARKGESFSVSKIWQWSKKDNKIPSSSDTHFHNCVVNESFPWMNKARGT, via the coding sequence atgcatttttttcacTCTCAAATCCATATTAACAATCGTGCTAGTGCTATCACAAATCCTCCTATTCTTTCTCCATATTCTTCTTCAACTCCTTATAGCCAAAAAGAATCAGAACCAGTTCCAATTTCTTCATCTGGAAACAAAATAAGTCCTACAATTCTCTTCATCATAGTTATATTAGCTATTATATTTTTCATTCTAGGTTTCCTTCACTTGCTTGTTAGGTTTCTCATGAAGCATAGATCTTCTAGCTCTTCATCAATTTCTCAATCAAATACGTTTCCTGAAATGTCTGAATCTGATGCATATCAAAGACAGTTGCAGCAGCTTTTCAATCTTCATGATTCCGGTTTGGATCAGCCATTCATTGATGCTCTTCCTGTTTTCATTTACAAAGAGATTATAGGTTTGAAAGAGCCTTTTGATTGTGCTGTTTGTCTCTGTGAGTTTTTGGAACAAGATAAGTTGAGATTGTTACCTAATTGTAATCATGCTTTTCATATTAACTGCATAGATACATGGTTATTGTCAAATTCAACTTGTCCTTTATGTAGAGGGACACTTTATGCCCAAGGGTTTTCGTTCGAGAAAAATCCTGTTTTTGAGTTTGAGGATCAAAGGGATGAAGATTGTGTTATAGGGATTGGTTCAGTCAACAAGAATATGGAAAACCATATAATGAATGGGAAAAGGGTTTTTTCTGTTAGGCTTGGAAAGTTTAGAAGTTCAAATGATGGAGAAGGGGTTGAAAAAAGTGAAGGAGAAAGTAGTAGCTGTAATTTTGATGTTAGGAGATGCTATTCAATGGGATCTTTTCAGTATGTTGTTTGTGATTCAGATTTGCAAGTTGCTTTGAAACCTTCTAAATGTGATGGAAGTATGAGACAATTGAAGGGAATTCGAGAAACTCAAGATGAGAGTTATTCAAATGATGGAGATGTTGAAGGCAAGAAAATCAACATTGCAAGGAAAGGTGAAAGTTTTTCTGTTTCAAAGATTTGGCAATGGTCTAAGAAAGATAATAAGATACCAAGTTCATCAGATACGCATTTTCATAATTGTGTTGTCAATGAAAGTTTTCCATGGATGAATAAAGCTAGAGGTACATGA